A DNA window from Guyparkeria halophila contains the following coding sequences:
- the tatC gene encoding twin-arginine translocase subunit TatC translates to MSQRNADATTDEPSGLAGFVSHLVELRNRLIKSVAVVFVLFLALFPFRNDLFRILSEPLSQFLPEGATMIAVQVASTFFIPLKLAGFTALFVAIPFLLYQLWAFIAPGLYQHERKMVIPLVFSSTVLFYLGAAFAYFAVFPVVFGFLSGTGPAEVSFAPDINEYLSFVITMFFAFGFVFEVPVATVLLILIGVVTPDQLAEKRRYAILVAFILGAIFTPPDILSQFMMAIPVWFLYELGIVIGRVLLKRQGGPVLPTDDEPEPDGTPPGGGTGGDSPAGGPSRGTGSGSAAASGTGTGRAFETEKDDDFDFDRAFEEIEREQQSLEAIEAEARRHESQSESRNVAQDDEAPSASESERGQKDSDTRRDETPDANDDERHDRR, encoded by the coding sequence ATGAGCCAACGGAACGCGGACGCGACAACTGACGAACCCTCCGGTCTGGCGGGTTTCGTCTCGCACCTGGTCGAACTGCGCAACCGGCTGATCAAGTCGGTGGCCGTGGTCTTCGTCCTGTTCCTGGCGCTGTTCCCGTTCCGCAACGACCTGTTCCGCATTCTCTCGGAACCGCTGTCGCAGTTCCTGCCCGAAGGCGCCACCATGATCGCGGTGCAGGTCGCTTCGACCTTCTTCATCCCGCTCAAGCTGGCCGGCTTCACGGCCCTGTTCGTGGCGATCCCGTTCCTGCTCTACCAGCTCTGGGCCTTCATCGCCCCGGGCCTGTACCAGCATGAGCGCAAGATGGTGATCCCGCTGGTGTTCTCCAGCACCGTCCTGTTCTACCTGGGCGCGGCCTTCGCCTACTTTGCGGTCTTCCCGGTCGTCTTCGGCTTTCTCTCCGGCACCGGACCGGCAGAGGTCAGCTTCGCACCCGACATCAACGAGTACCTGAGCTTCGTCATCACGATGTTCTTCGCCTTCGGCTTCGTCTTCGAAGTGCCGGTGGCGACCGTGCTGTTGATCCTGATCGGCGTGGTCACGCCCGATCAACTGGCGGAAAAGCGCCGCTACGCGATCCTGGTCGCGTTTATCCTCGGCGCGATCTTCACCCCGCCCGACATCCTCTCGCAGTTCATGATGGCGATCCCGGTCTGGTTCCTCTACGAACTGGGGATCGTCATCGGCCGCGTCCTGCTCAAGCGCCAGGGCGGCCCCGTGCTGCCTACCGACGACGAGCCCGAGCCCGACGGCACCCCGCCAGGCGGCGGCACGGGCGGCGACTCACCCGCCGGCGGCCCGAGCCGCGGCACGGGCAGCGGCAGCGCGGCCGCCAGCGGCACCGGCACCGGCCGGGCCTTTGAAACCGAGAAGGACGACGATTTCGACTTTGATCGCGCCTTCGAGGAGATCGAGCGCGAGCAGCAATCACTCGAGGCAATCGAGGCCGAGGCGCGCCGCCACGAGTCTCAGAGCGAGTCCCGGAACGTGGCCCAGGATGACGAGGCGCCCAGCGCGTCCGAATCCGAACGCGGGCAAAAGGACTCGGATACCCGTCGAGACGAAACGCCCGACGCAAACGACGACGAACGCCACGACCGGCGCTGA
- a CDS encoding phosphoribosyl-ATP diphosphatase — protein MATADHRSTEVLEQLAALLEQRKGAEAGSSYVASLYQKGRAKIAQKVGEEGVEVALAAVGDDRDELINEMADLWFHSLVLLADANLTPADVLDELERRFGLSGLEEKARRAQD, from the coding sequence ATGGCAACGGCTGACCACCGCTCGACCGAGGTGCTGGAACAACTCGCGGCCCTGCTCGAACAACGCAAGGGCGCGGAGGCGGGCAGCTCCTATGTCGCCAGCCTGTACCAGAAGGGACGAGCGAAGATCGCCCAGAAGGTGGGCGAGGAAGGGGTCGAGGTCGCGCTTGCCGCGGTAGGCGACGATCGCGACGAATTGATCAACGAGATGGCCGACCTGTGGTTCCACAGCCTGGTACTGCTGGCCGATGCCAACCTAACCCCGGCGGACGTGCTCGACGAGCTCGAACGCCGATTCGGACTGTCGGGCCTTGAAGAAAAGGCACGGCGCGCACAAGATTGA
- the tatA gene encoding Sec-independent protein translocase subunit TatA codes for MGTFSIWHWLIILAIVLLLFGTKRLKNLGTDLGSAIKGFKSAVKDESEKDEEEQKRSENLEHKEGEQPNANRVIESETIEAGKEKAAEKSTERKDS; via the coding sequence ATGGGTACTTTTAGCATCTGGCACTGGCTGATCATTCTCGCCATCGTGCTGCTTCTGTTCGGCACCAAGCGTCTGAAGAACCTCGGCACCGATCTCGGTAGCGCGATCAAGGGCTTCAAATCCGCCGTGAAGGACGAGTCGGAAAAGGACGAGGAAGAGCAGAAGCGCAGCGAAAACCTGGAGCACAAGGAGGGCGAGCAGCCCAACGCCAACCGGGTGATCGAGAGCGAGACCATCGAGGCGGGCAAGGAAAAGGCCGCCGAGAAGTCGACCGAGCGCAAGGACAGCTGA
- the dinB gene encoding DNA polymerase IV, translated as MRKIIHVDMDAFYASVEQRDRPELRGRPVVVGGDPAGRGVVAAASYEARRFGIHSAMPAARAARACPDLVFLRPRFDVYRAVSRQIHAVFRRYTDWIEPLSLDEAYLDVTDSPTCRGSATLMAGEIKAAIRETTGLIASAGVSYNKFLAKLASDVDKPDGLYLIDPEAAPAFIETLPVGDFHGVGPATERRMKAHGIYTGGDLRRHELHELVEWFGKAGRHYYQIARGIDERPVQSRRERKSLGHETTYASDLNDRVEVEAALPPLVERVARDLAGRELVARTVTLKVKYADFTQITRRRTFTRPLSSAGELLGALPGLLDDTEAGRRPIRLLGVTCSGLEARKSLPLGELDLGWSPAG; from the coding sequence GTGCGCAAGATCATTCATGTCGACATGGACGCCTTCTATGCCTCGGTCGAGCAGCGTGATCGGCCCGAGTTGCGCGGCCGGCCCGTGGTGGTCGGTGGCGATCCGGCCGGGCGCGGCGTCGTTGCGGCGGCGAGCTACGAGGCACGGCGGTTCGGTATTCATTCGGCGATGCCGGCCGCCCGCGCTGCCCGCGCCTGCCCCGATTTGGTTTTCCTGCGCCCCCGATTCGATGTCTATCGCGCGGTTTCCCGCCAGATCCATGCGGTGTTTCGCCGCTACACCGATTGGATCGAGCCGCTGTCCCTGGACGAGGCGTATCTCGATGTGACCGACAGCCCGACCTGTCGCGGTTCGGCGACCCTGATGGCCGGCGAGATCAAGGCGGCGATCCGCGAGACCACCGGGCTGATCGCCTCGGCGGGCGTGTCCTACAACAAGTTTCTCGCCAAGCTCGCCTCGGACGTGGACAAGCCCGATGGCCTTTACCTGATCGACCCCGAGGCCGCACCGGCATTCATCGAAACGCTGCCAGTGGGCGATTTCCACGGTGTCGGTCCGGCGACCGAGCGGCGCATGAAGGCGCACGGCATTTACACCGGCGGCGATCTGCGACGACACGAACTCCACGAGCTGGTCGAGTGGTTCGGCAAGGCGGGGCGGCATTACTATCAGATCGCTCGCGGTATCGACGAACGCCCGGTTCAGAGCCGGCGCGAGCGCAAGTCGCTCGGTCACGAGACCACCTACGCGAGCGATCTGAACGACCGCGTCGAGGTCGAGGCGGCCCTGCCCCCGCTGGTCGAGCGGGTCGCACGCGATCTGGCGGGGCGCGAGCTTGTCGCCCGCACGGTCACGCTGAAGGTGAAGTACGCGGATTTCACCCAGATCACCCGCCGGCGGACCTTCACGCGGCCGTTGTCGTCGGCGGGGGAGTTGCTGGGCGCGTTGCCGGGGCTGCTCGATGACACCGAGGCCGGTCGCCGGCCGATTCGGCTGCTGGGTGTGACCTGTTCGGGGCTCGAGGCCCGAAAGAGTCTGCCGTTGGGCGAGCTCGATCTCGGTTGGTCACCGGCGGGCTGA
- the hisF gene encoding imidazole glycerol phosphate synthase subunit HisF: MGLAKRIIPCLDVAEGRVVKGVQFEGLRDAGDPVEAARRYNQAGADELTFLDISASHEGRETMQHVVEAVAAEVFIPLTVGGGIRTLADVRRLLHAGADKVSINTAAVRHPERIKEMADAVGSQCIVVAIDARRVSGEDEPPRWEIFTHGGRKPTGLDAIRWARYMAELGAGELLVTSMDRDGMQQGFDLALTRAISDTVPIPVIASGGVGNLEHLVEGITEGHADAVLAASIFHFGTHSIAEAKAVMAEAGIEVRD, encoded by the coding sequence ATGGGCCTCGCCAAGCGCATCATTCCCTGCCTGGACGTGGCGGAAGGCCGCGTGGTCAAGGGAGTGCAGTTCGAAGGCCTGCGCGATGCCGGTGACCCGGTCGAGGCGGCGCGCCGCTACAACCAGGCCGGCGCGGACGAACTGACCTTCCTCGACATCTCCGCCTCCCACGAGGGCCGCGAGACCATGCAGCACGTGGTCGAGGCGGTCGCCGCCGAGGTGTTCATCCCGCTGACCGTCGGCGGCGGCATCCGCACGCTGGCCGACGTGCGTCGCCTGCTGCACGCCGGCGCCGACAAGGTCTCGATCAATACCGCCGCGGTGCGCCATCCCGAGCGGATCAAGGAAATGGCCGACGCGGTGGGCTCGCAGTGCATCGTGGTAGCCATCGACGCCCGGCGCGTCTCCGGCGAGGACGAGCCGCCGCGGTGGGAAATCTTCACCCACGGCGGGCGCAAGCCGACCGGCCTGGACGCGATCCGCTGGGCCAGGTACATGGCCGAGCTGGGCGCCGGTGAACTGTTGGTCACCAGCATGGACCGCGACGGCATGCAGCAGGGCTTCGACCTGGCGCTGACCCGCGCGATCAGCGATACCGTACCGATCCCGGTGATCGCCTCCGGCGGCGTCGGCAACCTCGAGCACCTGGTCGAGGGCATCACCGAAGGTCACGCCGATGCCGTGCTTGCCGCGAGTATCTTTCACTTCGGCACCCACAGTATCGCCGAGGCCAAGGCCGTCATGGCCGAGGCCGGCATCGAGGTTCGCGACTGA
- the gpmI gene encoding 2,3-bisphosphoglycerate-independent phosphoglycerate mutase translates to MSNIAPRRPVLLVIMDGVGVNPSRKHNAVSLADTPRLDELYAHHPHTVIEASGRACGLPDGQMGNSEVGHLTLGCGAINRQDLVRIDDAIKDGSFYENAAINQAMQKAADADRPIHLIGLVSDGGVHSHVRHLLALIKMAKKIGARPLIHMITDGRDTAPKSALTYLDQIEPKLKDANGAIATISGRYYAMDRDQRWERTEEAFNAIVRGDGPRFADAREALAASYAAEQHDEFIRPAVLDGFEPLTADDSMIFFNFRNDRPRQLTEALGQAEFSGFDRGDYQPIVVTCLTEYDPRFLSPIGFPPERPKNVLAEAISQAGIKQFHCAETEKYAHVTFFFNGGKEETFAGEDRVMVPSPKVATYDLQPEMSAREVADAAIDAVRADQYGFVLVNFANGDMVGHTAVRDSVIKAMETVDLEVGRLVDAASEQGYSIILTADHGNCDEMVDPVTGDPHTQHTTYPVPCIVIDQTPVRLRTGGGIANIAATVLELMGLPLPKKMKRSLLLDKPSS, encoded by the coding sequence ATGTCCAATATCGCCCCGCGACGCCCCGTCCTGCTTGTGATCATGGACGGCGTCGGCGTCAACCCGAGCCGCAAGCACAACGCCGTGAGCCTGGCCGACACGCCCAGGCTCGACGAGTTGTACGCCCACCACCCGCACACGGTGATCGAGGCATCCGGGCGGGCCTGCGGCCTGCCTGACGGCCAGATGGGCAACTCCGAAGTGGGTCACCTGACCCTGGGCTGCGGCGCGATCAACCGCCAGGATCTGGTGCGCATCGATGATGCGATCAAGGACGGCAGCTTCTACGAGAATGCCGCCATCAACCAGGCGATGCAGAAGGCCGCCGATGCCGACCGCCCGATCCACCTGATCGGCCTGGTTTCCGATGGCGGCGTGCACAGCCACGTCCGCCACCTGCTGGCGCTGATCAAGATGGCGAAGAAGATCGGCGCCCGCCCGCTGATCCACATGATTACCGACGGCCGCGACACGGCGCCGAAGTCGGCCCTGACCTACCTCGACCAGATCGAACCCAAGCTCAAGGACGCCAACGGGGCGATCGCCACCATCAGCGGCCGCTACTACGCGATGGACCGGGACCAGCGCTGGGAGCGCACCGAGGAGGCCTTCAACGCCATCGTCCGGGGCGACGGCCCGCGCTTTGCCGATGCGCGCGAGGCGTTGGCCGCCTCCTACGCGGCTGAACAACACGACGAGTTCATCCGGCCGGCGGTGCTCGATGGCTTCGAGCCGCTGACCGCCGATGACTCGATGATCTTCTTCAACTTCCGTAACGACCGGCCGCGTCAGCTGACCGAAGCGCTGGGTCAGGCCGAGTTTTCCGGTTTCGATCGCGGCGACTACCAGCCGATCGTGGTCACCTGCCTGACCGAATACGACCCGCGCTTTCTCTCGCCGATCGGCTTCCCGCCCGAACGGCCCAAGAACGTGCTCGCCGAGGCGATCAGCCAGGCCGGTATCAAGCAGTTCCACTGTGCCGAGACCGAGAAGTACGCCCACGTGACGTTCTTCTTCAACGGTGGCAAGGAAGAAACCTTCGCCGGCGAGGACCGGGTGATGGTGCCGTCACCGAAGGTGGCCACCTACGACCTGCAGCCAGAAATGAGCGCGCGCGAGGTGGCGGATGCCGCCATCGACGCGGTCCGCGCCGATCAATACGGCTTCGTGCTGGTCAACTTCGCCAATGGCGACATGGTCGGCCACACCGCCGTGCGTGACTCGGTGATCAAGGCCATGGAAACGGTCGACCTGGAGGTCGGCCGGCTGGTCGATGCCGCCAGCGAACAAGGCTACTCGATCATCCTCACCGCCGACCACGGCAACTGCGACGAGATGGTCGATCCGGTCACCGGCGACCCGCACACCCAGCACACCACCTACCCGGTGCCCTGCATCGTCATCGACCAGACCCCGGTGCGCCTGCGTACCGGCGGCGGCATTGCCAATATCGCCGCGACCGTGCTCGAGCTGATGGGCCTGCCGCTGCCGAAGAAGATGAAGCGCTCGCTGCTGCTGGACAAGCCCAGCAGCTGA
- the hisH gene encoding imidazole glycerol phosphate synthase subunit HisH, whose amino-acid sequence MQIAVVDYGMGNLRSVVKAIEHVAPDGAHVVLTDAPEAILESEKVVFPGQGAAAQCMAKLRERNLPEALREAARTRPFLGICMGMQVLLDRSEENEGVDLMGWFPGQVRRFRPEDEALKVPQMGWNQLHQTQDHPLLDGIRQDARFYFVHSYYCEPSNPAHTVATADYGLTYCAALADDYVFAIQAHPEKSAEDGLKLLANFTRWKGARP is encoded by the coding sequence ATGCAGATCGCCGTCGTCGACTACGGCATGGGCAACCTGCGCTCGGTGGTCAAGGCCATCGAGCACGTCGCCCCGGACGGCGCCCACGTGGTGCTGACCGATGCCCCCGAGGCGATCCTTGAGTCCGAGAAGGTAGTTTTCCCTGGCCAGGGTGCCGCGGCCCAGTGCATGGCCAAGCTGCGTGAACGCAACCTGCCCGAGGCCCTGCGCGAGGCGGCGCGGACCCGACCGTTTCTCGGCATCTGCATGGGCATGCAGGTGCTGCTCGACCGCTCCGAGGAAAACGAGGGCGTCGACCTGATGGGTTGGTTCCCGGGACAGGTCAGGCGCTTTCGCCCCGAAGACGAGGCGCTCAAGGTGCCGCAGATGGGCTGGAACCAGCTGCATCAGACACAGGATCATCCGTTGCTTGACGGCATCCGCCAGGACGCCCGCTTCTACTTCGTGCACAGCTACTACTGTGAGCCGAGCAACCCGGCGCATACGGTGGCGACCGCCGACTACGGCCTGACCTACTGCGCCGCGCTGGCCGACGATTACGTTTTCGCCATCCAGGCCCACCCGGAGAAGAGTGCCGAAGACGGCCTCAAGCTGCTGGCCAATTTCACCCGCTGGAAAGGCGCGAGACCCTAA
- a CDS encoding ZIP family metal transporter, with protein sequence MTFEVSLLTVFIAALITALTTGLGAIPLAFARHVNERWLAVGAALAAGLMLAASHSLVAEGSAIGSWRVLLGMASGLVLVVLADRWLDRHDTPDVSDLHGADAKKALMIVGVMTIHSFAEGVGVGVSYGGGEDLGLFITAAIAVHNIPEGLAIALVLVPRGVPVWQAAGWAIFSSLPQPLMAIPAYLFVTAFEPFLPMGLGLAAGAMIWMVFAELLPDANRGLTASSVGTVVVLSFMAMFAFQLAIAH encoded by the coding sequence ATGACATTTGAAGTCAGCCTGCTGACCGTCTTTATCGCCGCCTTGATCACGGCGCTGACCACCGGGCTGGGCGCGATTCCGCTCGCCTTCGCTCGGCACGTGAACGAGCGCTGGCTGGCGGTGGGCGCCGCCCTGGCCGCCGGCCTGATGCTGGCGGCCAGCCACAGCCTGGTCGCCGAGGGCAGCGCGATCGGTTCCTGGCGCGTGTTGCTGGGGATGGCATCGGGCCTGGTCCTGGTCGTGCTCGCCGATCGCTGGCTCGATCGACATGACACCCCGGATGTCAGTGATCTGCACGGGGCGGATGCCAAAAAGGCCCTGATGATCGTCGGGGTGATGACCATCCATTCCTTCGCCGAAGGGGTGGGCGTCGGGGTCTCGTATGGCGGCGGCGAGGACCTGGGCCTGTTCATCACGGCGGCGATTGCCGTGCACAACATTCCGGAAGGGCTGGCCATCGCCCTGGTGCTGGTGCCGCGCGGCGTGCCGGTCTGGCAGGCCGCCGGCTGGGCGATCTTCTCCAGCCTGCCCCAGCCTCTGATGGCGATCCCCGCCTACCTGTTCGTCACCGCCTTCGAGCCCTTTCTGCCGATGGGGCTGGGTCTGGCCGCCGGGGCGATGATCTGGATGGTGTTCGCCGAGTTGTTGCCCGATGCCAATCGCGGGCTGACGGCCTCTTCCGTGGGCACGGTGGTGGTGCTGTCGTTCATGGCGATGTTCGCCTTTCAACTGGCGATCGCCCACTGA
- the tatB gene encoding Sec-independent protein translocase protein TatB has product MFGFSFWEVSLVLVVALVVIGPERLPGVARKAGEWTYKVRKFVANAKAEMDSEFNMQDMKQLLNSQESEISKLRAMVEETRDDLSGTEKSVKGALSDAEQTMRDSAAGEKARQDSARRLAALDESGRAPGEEDDFEDELSRLESETGETFRRPFESAEADAPAEPATTQESTAKDQDEPTERGRDN; this is encoded by the coding sequence GTGTTCGGTTTCAGCTTCTGGGAAGTGTCTCTCGTGCTGGTCGTGGCCCTGGTGGTCATCGGCCCCGAGCGGCTGCCCGGCGTGGCGCGCAAGGCGGGCGAGTGGACCTACAAGGTCCGCAAGTTCGTCGCCAACGCCAAGGCCGAGATGGACAGCGAGTTCAACATGCAGGACATGAAGCAGCTGCTGAACTCGCAGGAATCCGAGATCAGCAAGTTGCGAGCGATGGTCGAAGAGACTCGCGACGACCTCTCGGGCACCGAGAAGAGCGTCAAGGGTGCCCTGTCGGACGCCGAACAGACCATGCGCGACTCGGCAGCCGGCGAAAAGGCTCGTCAGGACTCGGCCAGGCGGCTGGCGGCCCTGGATGAAAGCGGCCGCGCCCCGGGCGAGGAAGACGACTTCGAGGACGAGCTGAGCCGGCTGGAATCGGAAACCGGCGAGACCTTCCGTCGCCCATTCGAATCGGCCGAGGCCGATGCCCCGGCCGAGCCGGCCACGACCCAGGAATCGACGGCAAAAGACCAAGATGAGCCAACGGAACGCGGACGCGACAACTGA
- the hisB gene encoding imidazoleglycerol-phosphate dehydratase HisB: MAARTAQIRRETNETRISLEINLDGEGKARLETGVPFFEHMLDQIARHGLIDITLTCDGDTEIDDHHTVEDCGIVLGQAVAQAVGDKRGIYRYGHAYVPLDEALSRVVIDLSGRPGLEFHCDFTRALIGRFETELVEEFFRGFVNHANATLHVDNLRGRNAHHQAETMFKAFGRALRMALSADERQADVVPSTKGSL; the protein is encoded by the coding sequence ATGGCCGCACGCACCGCGCAGATCCGCCGCGAGACCAACGAGACCCGCATCTCCCTCGAGATCAACCTCGACGGCGAGGGCAAGGCCCGCCTGGAGACCGGCGTCCCGTTCTTCGAACACATGCTCGACCAGATCGCCCGCCACGGGCTGATCGACATCACGCTGACCTGCGACGGCGACACCGAGATCGACGACCACCACACGGTCGAGGACTGTGGCATCGTGCTCGGCCAGGCGGTGGCTCAGGCGGTCGGCGACAAGCGCGGCATTTACCGTTACGGCCACGCCTACGTGCCGCTGGACGAAGCCCTCTCGCGGGTGGTGATCGATCTCTCTGGACGCCCGGGACTGGAGTTCCACTGCGACTTCACCCGCGCGCTGATCGGCCGCTTCGAGACCGAGCTGGTCGAGGAATTCTTCCGCGGCTTCGTCAACCACGCCAACGCCACGCTTCATGTCGACAACCTGCGCGGGCGCAACGCGCACCACCAAGCCGAGACCATGTTCAAGGCCTTCGGCCGGGCACTGCGCATGGCATTGAGCGCCGATGAACGCCAGGCAGACGTCGTTCCGTCGACCAAGGGTTCGTTGTAA
- a CDS encoding tetratricopeptide repeat protein encodes MKRINTFGAGRVARALAFSLAAGGLALSVSAQAADLPAAVAQDLYENGGVEHWLPKAEKGDIFAQYVLGHMYCNGKMVEKNYELGLRWYRAAADAGFAPSQLAVGTMYFQGQGVDRDRAKALDWFARAAEEGYARAQSNLAALYLGEEGVEPNYEKALHWYGEAAAQGHTVARYNLGMMYAHGLGLDEPDYVAAYGLLSPLVENGHRAADELMKSFLGEMDDEELVAARELSKELRAQDRMLVALDQRAASR; translated from the coding sequence ATGAAACGCATCAATACATTTGGCGCCGGCCGCGTGGCGCGGGCGCTGGCATTCTCGCTGGCAGCCGGCGGGTTGGCCCTGTCGGTGTCGGCGCAGGCGGCCGACCTGCCGGCGGCGGTGGCGCAGGATCTCTACGAAAACGGCGGTGTCGAGCACTGGCTGCCCAAGGCCGAGAAGGGCGACATCTTCGCCCAGTACGTCCTGGGCCACATGTACTGCAACGGCAAGATGGTCGAGAAGAACTACGAGCTCGGCCTGCGCTGGTACCGGGCGGCGGCCGATGCCGGTTTCGCCCCCAGCCAGCTGGCGGTCGGAACCATGTACTTCCAGGGCCAGGGTGTCGACCGGGACCGTGCCAAGGCACTCGACTGGTTTGCCCGGGCTGCCGAGGAAGGTTACGCGCGAGCCCAGAGCAACCTGGCTGCGCTCTACTTGGGCGAAGAGGGCGTCGAGCCGAACTACGAAAAGGCCTTGCACTGGTATGGCGAAGCGGCGGCCCAGGGACACACCGTGGCCCGTTACAACCTCGGCATGATGTACGCCCACGGGCTGGGTCTGGATGAGCCCGACTACGTCGCGGCCTACGGCCTGCTCAGCCCGCTGGTGGAGAACGGTCACCGGGCGGCAGACGAGTTGATGAAATCGTTCCTCGGCGAAATGGATGACGAGGAGTTGGTCGCCGCGCGTGAGCTGTCGAAGGAGTTGCGGGCGCAGGACCGGATGTTGGTTGCCCTTGATCAACGGGCGGCCAGCCGCTGA
- the hisA gene encoding 1-(5-phosphoribosyl)-5-[(5-phosphoribosylamino)methylideneamino]imidazole-4-carboxamide isomerase: MLLIPAIDLKEGKCVRLRQGRMEDDTVFSDDPVAVAGRWVEAGARRLHLVDLDGAFAGSPKNREVIKAICEAYPDLPIQVGGGIRDEATIEQYLELGVDYVIIGTKAVSEPHFVEDVCLAFPGHIIIGLDARDGKVAIDGWSKLSHHDIHDMAQRFEQDGVAAIVFTDISRDGMMQGANIEATRDLAKSVRIPIIASGGVTDMSDIDLLIDAADDGVSGAIIGRALYEGSIDLREAQKRIDDRAGIPPFSE; the protein is encoded by the coding sequence ATGCTCTTGATCCCCGCCATCGATCTGAAGGAAGGCAAATGCGTACGCCTGCGCCAGGGACGCATGGAGGATGACACCGTCTTTTCCGACGACCCGGTCGCCGTGGCCGGTCGCTGGGTGGAGGCCGGCGCACGTCGCCTGCACCTGGTTGACCTCGACGGCGCCTTTGCCGGCAGCCCCAAGAACCGCGAGGTCATCAAGGCCATCTGCGAGGCTTACCCGGACCTGCCGATCCAGGTCGGCGGCGGCATCCGCGACGAGGCGACCATCGAGCAGTACCTCGAACTGGGTGTGGACTACGTGATCATCGGCACCAAGGCCGTCTCCGAGCCGCACTTCGTCGAGGATGTCTGCCTGGCCTTTCCCGGGCACATCATCATTGGCCTGGACGCCCGGGACGGCAAGGTGGCCATCGACGGCTGGTCGAAGCTGTCCCACCACGACATCCACGACATGGCTCAGCGCTTCGAGCAGGATGGTGTGGCCGCGATCGTGTTCACCGACATCTCGCGCGACGGCATGATGCAGGGCGCCAACATCGAGGCCACCCGCGATCTGGCCAAGTCGGTACGCATCCCCATCATTGCCTCGGGCGGCGTGACCGACATGAGCGACATCGACCTGCTGATCGATGCCGCCGATGACGGCGTCTCCGGTGCGATCATCGGCCGGGCCCTCTACGAAGGCAGCATCGACCTGCGGGAAGCGCAGAAGCGCATCGACGATCGCGCGGGCATCCCGCCGTTCTCCGAGTAA
- the hisI gene encoding phosphoribosyl-AMP cyclohydrolase encodes MTESQATPPAFRESRDWIETIAFDEQGLVPAIAQDAATGRVLMFAWMNREAVEKTVELGEAVYFSRSRQKLWHKGEQSGHTQTVREIRLDCDGDVLLLAIEQHGGIACHTGRESCFYRRLEGGRWQATDEVKKSPRAIYGNG; translated from the coding sequence GTGACCGAATCTCAGGCAACACCCCCGGCATTCCGCGAGTCGCGCGACTGGATCGAGACGATCGCCTTCGACGAGCAGGGCTTGGTGCCGGCCATCGCGCAGGACGCCGCGACCGGCCGGGTGCTGATGTTCGCGTGGATGAACCGCGAGGCGGTCGAGAAGACCGTCGAGCTGGGCGAGGCGGTGTACTTCTCGCGCTCGCGCCAGAAACTCTGGCACAAGGGCGAGCAGAGCGGCCACACACAAACGGTGCGCGAGATCCGGCTCGACTGCGACGGCGACGTGCTGTTGCTGGCGATCGAACAGCACGGCGGGATCGCCTGCCACACCGGCCGCGAGTCCTGCTTCTACCGCCGTCTCGAGGGCGGCCGCTGGCAAGCGACCGACGAGGTGAAGAAATCCCCGAGAGCGATCTATGGCAACGGCTGA